AGATCCGCATCGGCAACAAACTGTACTTCGGCGATGATGATGTACTCGTTGCGGAAGTGATTGATAATACGACCTCAAGGGGACGTACCCTTCGCTTTTTATTTGATGGCTCGTACGAAGAGTTCAAAGAAACTGTGCTATCACTTGGTGAAACACCTCTTCCAAAATACATCAAACGGAAGGTGGAGTCTGCCGATAAAGAGCGTTACCAAACGGTATATGCCAAAAATGAAGGTGCGGTTGCCGCGCCAACTGCAGGCCTTCACTTCAGCCGTGAGCTTTTAAAACGCCTCGAGCTGAAAGGCGTGAATTTCGCAGAACTTACACTTCACGTTGGACTGGGCAGTTTCCGTCCCGTGGAAGTGGAAGACCTCACAAAACATAAGATGGACTCTGAAGAGATCATCATTGAACAACCCTGTTGCGATATTGTGAATGCGGCCAAGAAGAGCAAACGTCGTGTTTGTGCAGTGGGTACCACCACCATGAGGGCCATTGAAACATCCGTGTCAACAGCGGGTGAATTGAAACCATACAAAGGCTGGACAAATAAATTTATTTTTCCTCCCTACGACTTTAGCATTGCAAATTGCATGATCACGAATTTCCATATGCCGGAATCAACATTGTTAATGATGGTTTCCGCATTTGCAGGCTATGACCTGGCCATGGAAGCATACAAAATCGCCATAAAGGAGAAGTATAAGTTCTTTTCCTACGGCGACGCGATGCTCATTCTTTAAGCCCCAGACCCATGGGACAAGAAACCATGGATATTTCTATACTGATTGTTGCCGGTGGTTCCGGTAGCCGGATGGGTTCGGATATTCCCAAACAATTCATGCTTTTTGCAGGGAAGCCTATCCTTTTGCATACCCTTGAGAATCTGCATGCATGTGCACCTGATGCTGCGATCGGACTGGTCCTTCCCAAGACGTTCATCGAACAATGGTCTGGTATCTGCCAGAAGTTTGGTTGCCGCATTCCCCATCAGGTATTCGAAGGAGGAGCTGAAAGACAGGCATCTGTGCATTACGGTTTGAAAGGATTAGAAGGAAATGATAAGTTCGTTGCCATCCACGATGGTGTGAGGCCCTTTGTTTCCGGCGAGTTGTTTCAACGGCTGCTTCAACAAAGTCATCAACACGGAAATGCCATCCCGGTTCTACCCATAACCGACAGCCTGAGAGAGCGCACCGGAGATCATACCAGCAAGGCGGTTGACAGGGACAGGTTCATAAGTGTACAAACACCGCAGATTTTCCGTAGACAGGAACTCCTGGAAGCATATGAGCAAAACGGATCCGGCCGCTTTGCCG
This portion of the Flavobacteriales bacterium genome encodes:
- the queA gene encoding tRNA preQ1(34) S-adenosylmethionine ribosyltransferase-isomerase QueA; the protein is MKLSQFKFKLPPEQVALHPAKTRDESKLMVVNREDGSITHRKFKDIIEYFDDQDVMILNNTRVFPARLYGNKEKTGAKIEVFLLRELNRESRLWDVLVDPARKIRIGNKLYFGDDDVLVAEVIDNTTSRGRTLRFLFDGSYEEFKETVLSLGETPLPKYIKRKVESADKERYQTVYAKNEGAVAAPTAGLHFSRELLKRLELKGVNFAELTLHVGLGSFRPVEVEDLTKHKMDSEEIIIEQPCCDIVNAAKKSKRRVCAVGTTTMRAIETSVSTAGELKPYKGWTNKFIFPPYDFSIANCMITNFHMPESTLLMMVSAFAGYDLAMEAYKIAIKEKYKFFSYGDAMLIL
- the ispD gene encoding 2-C-methyl-D-erythritol 4-phosphate cytidylyltransferase — translated: MGQETMDISILIVAGGSGSRMGSDIPKQFMLFAGKPILLHTLENLHACAPDAAIGLVLPKTFIEQWSGICQKFGCRIPHQVFEGGAERQASVHYGLKGLEGNDKFVAIHDGVRPFVSGELFQRLLQQSHQHGNAIPVLPITDSLRERTGDHTSKAVDRDRFISVQTPQIFRRQELLEAYEQNGSGRFADDASLMESCGHAIHTVAGDAANIKITLPEDLLRAEGIAPGFYEKNG